A genomic region of Arachis hypogaea cultivar Tifrunner chromosome 5, arahy.Tifrunner.gnm2.J5K5, whole genome shotgun sequence contains the following coding sequences:
- the LOC112801622 gene encoding uncharacterized protein: MDKSWITKPRNSIEYERGVRRFIDFAFENSLAEATVCPCLKCGFRKKVTKGEMYDHLICTQFPKEYTLWFYHGETEVGDPSSNVSNSDASNAFDDFNQDSIHDMLGDAFGTDMHWANEVSLESDEDIDGVERVMPDVADAAEFEELASHAELPLYEGCTRYSRLSFLVKMYHIKCICGMTDKAMSMIFELLHDAFEHAEIPSSFYEAKKTILKLGMNYEKIHACPNNCMLYWGEDKEKEMCKVCNKSRWKLDTKGGEIQESNDGNIRKKVPAKVLRYFPLKPRLQRLFLSSKTAEAMRWHDVAPKEDGVMTHPRDSEAWKMFDLKNTSFAEDPRNIRLALATDGINPYRSMNANSSTWSVILIPYNTPPWICMKRTSFILSMIIPGKSNTGFTYFTLSPIEKRQAHRHVLTNCRAVDNYLRDYRDIVKKRLRSRTRDTTEIDKKVHREFVDWFSNHICTNLNKLPDVDKDILISLSQGPYDQARKFSSYDVNGYRFRTLARDNGLKTQNSGVFGTFGTRSYSSSKDTRMNFGAVPYYGKLVDIIELFYNGFTVLLFKCQWANTTSPRGIKKDNLGFLSVNFTRLIHTGEHEDDEAYIKASEAQMVYYVDDEKEKGWCIPIHLKPRDLYNMAGDNMGEDDEITVSNDNYPPQDLESLFSDENTNIKLARIVVDDDLPIINENYDENEDMLV; encoded by the exons ATGGATAAGTCATGGATCACAAAGCCAAGAAACTCAATAGAGTATGAGCGAGGGGTTAGGAGGTTTATTGATTTTGCCTTCGAAAATAGTTTAGCTGAAGCAACTGTATGCCCTTGTTTGAAGTGCGGTTTTAGAAAAAAAGTGACAAAGGGTGAGATGTATGATCACTtgatatgtacccaattcccgaAAGAATATACACTTTGGTTTTATCACGGAGAGACTGAGGTAGGGGATCCCAGTAGTAACGTCTCAAATAGTGATGCTTCAAATGCTTTTGATGATTTTAATCAAGATTCTATTCATGACATGCTTGGAGATGCTTTTGGAACTGATATGCACTGGGCAAATGAAGTCTCATTAGAGTCAGATGAAGACATTGATGGAGTTGAAAGAGTGATGCCAGATGTAGCTGATGCAGCGGAGTTTGAAGAATTAGCAAGTCATGCAGAACTACCTTTGTATGAAGGGTGTACAAGATATTCAAGATTGTCCTTTTTGGTGAAGATGTATCATATTAAGTGTATATGTGGGATGACTGACAAGGCAATGTCGATGATATTTGAACTCTTACATGATGCATTTGAACATGCAGAGATTCCGAGTTCATTTTATGAAGCAAAGAAAACTATCTTGAAGCTTGGTATGAATTATGAGAAGATACATGCATGCCCGAACAATTGCATGCTGTATTGGGGTGAAGACAAGGAGAAAGAAATGTGTAAAGTTTGCAACAAGTCTAGATGGAAACTAGATACAAAGGGTGGTGAGATTCAAGAATCAAATGATGGGAATATTAGGAAGAAGGTGCCTGCTAAAGTTCTTCGTTACTTTCCATTAAAACCTCGTTTGCAAAGGTTATTTTTGTCTTCAAAGACAGCCGAGGCCATGAGATGGCATGATGTTGCTCCTAAGGAAGATGGTGTAATGACGCATCCTAGAGATTCAGAAGCTTGGAAGATGTTTGATTTAAAAAACACTTCATTCGCAGAGGATCCACGAAATATACGTTTGGCATTAGCTACTGATGGTATTAATCCCTATCGTAGTATGAATGCAAATTCTAGTACCTGGTCAGTTATTCTCATTCCTTACAACACTCCTCCTTGGATTTGTATGAAGCGGACGTCTTTTATTCTTTCAATGATAATTCCTGGAAAATCAAATACTGGTTTCACATATTTTACTTTATCACCAATTGAGAAGAGGCAGGCTCATAGGCATGTTTTGACAAATTGTCGTGCAGTTGATAACTATCTTAGGGATTATAGAGATATTGTGAAGAAAAGATTAAGAAGCCGAACAAGGGATACTACTGAGATAGACAAAAAGGTTCATAGAGAATTTGTTGATTGGTTCTCTAATCAT ATTTGTACTAATCTCAACAAACTTCCTGATgtggataaagacattcttatcaGTCTTTCTCAAGGACCATATGACCAAGCAAGAAAGTTCTCTTCATATGATGTTAACGGATATAGATTTCGAACTTTAGCAAGGGATAATGGATTAAAAACTCAGAATAGCGGAGTCTTTGGTACATTTGGAACAAGAAGTTACTCAAGTAGTAAAGATACCCGAATGAACTTTGGTGCGGTACCTTATTATGGAAAGTTGGTAGACATCATTGAGCTTTTCTACAATGGCTTTACAGTTCTCTTGTTTAAATGTCAATGGGCAAACACAACTAGTCCTAGAGGAATCAAAAAAGACAATTTGGGTTTTTTATCTGTGAACTTTACAAGACTCATACATACTGGTGAACATGAAGATGACGAGGCATATATTAAAGCTTCTGAAGCCCAGATGGTATATTATGTGGATGATGAGAAAGAAAAAGGATGGTGCATACCAATTCACTTGAAGCCAAGAGATTTGTATAACATGGCTGGAGATAATATGGGTGAAGATGACGAAATTACAGTATCCAATGATAATTATCCACCACAAGACTTAGAGTCTCTTTTTTCAGatgaaaatacaaatataaaattggCGAGAATAGTTGTAGATGATGATCTTCCAATAATCAATGAAAACTATGATGAGAATGAGGATATGCTTGTGTAA